The Bacillota bacterium genome includes a region encoding these proteins:
- a CDS encoding 23S rRNA (pseudouridine(1915)-N(3))-methyltransferase RlmH has translation MHLWIGAVGRLKEPFYRMAQAEYGRRLKRYTSLTLVEVPDEPVPPGQKEREQVKIKEGERLQKRIPPHSFKVALAPQGRLFSSEEFAAWLGSLLDAGKAEPAFLLGGTLGLPSFLLEGADLVLSLSPLTFPHQLARVILLEQLYRAFRILRGEPYHY, from the coding sequence ATGCACCTCTGGATCGGAGCGGTGGGCAGGCTTAAAGAGCCCTTTTACCGGATGGCCCAGGCAGAGTACGGCAGGCGCTTGAAAAGGTACACCTCCCTGACCCTGGTTGAGGTTCCTGACGAGCCTGTTCCTCCCGGCCAAAAGGAGCGGGAGCAGGTGAAAATCAAAGAGGGTGAACGCCTTCAGAAAAGAATCCCTCCCCATTCTTTTAAGGTCGCCCTTGCTCCGCAGGGAAGGCTGTTCAGTTCTGAAGAATTCGCCGCCTGGCTCGGTTCCCTGCTTGATGCCGGAAAGGCAGAGCCTGCCTTTTTGCTTGGGGGAACTCTGGGTTTGCCCTCGTTTCTTTTAGAAGGAGCAGATCTTGTCCTTTCTTTGTCCCCCCTTACTTTTCCCCATCAGCTCGCCCGCGTGATTTTGCTGGAACAGTTGTACCGCGCCTTCCGCATCCTGCGGGGGGAACCCTACCATTACTAG
- a CDS encoding polysaccharide deacetylase family protein: MEELAGVLLALFGTWALLPDIWLRRRSCRALGSGRRAGGRIALTFDDGPDPRVTPLVLDLLARQGVSATFFLVARKAREHPDLVRAIVREGHEVGSHGMNHLPFWLLPPGRTRFEIKEAAECLRKLTGQPVRCFRPPWGSFNLAAPFYAEQEAQKIVLWTLDSCDWFFLTPGRLILNRVLRQVREGSVILFHDGRGAGRTGTALLEALPLLLEKLLERGFLPVSVGELLNLRKGEGEG; this comes from the coding sequence GTGGAGGAGCTGGCAGGTGTCCTTCTGGCTTTATTCGGAACATGGGCCCTTCTTCCCGACATCTGGCTGCGCCGGAGGAGCTGCCGTGCTTTAGGCAGCGGGAGGAGGGCGGGAGGGAGGATCGCCCTTACCTTTGATGACGGGCCGGACCCCCGTGTCACGCCCCTGGTTCTGGATCTCCTGGCAAGGCAGGGCGTTTCCGCCACTTTTTTTCTTGTCGCAAGGAAGGCGCGGGAGCACCCGGATCTCGTCCGCGCCATTGTCAGGGAGGGGCACGAGGTGGGAAGCCACGGGATGAACCACCTTCCCTTCTGGCTTCTCCCTCCGGGGCGGACGCGATTTGAAATCAAAGAGGCAGCGGAATGTTTAAGAAAACTGACCGGTCAGCCTGTCCGCTGCTTCAGGCCGCCCTGGGGAAGCTTTAATCTGGCTGCTCCGTTTTATGCAGAGCAGGAGGCCCAGAAGATCGTTCTCTGGACGCTTGATTCCTGCGACTGGTTTTTCCTGACTCCGGGCCGGCTGATTCTCAACCGGGTCCTGCGGCAGGTGCGGGAGGGTTCGGTGATCCTGTTTCACGACGGCCGGGGGGCGGGACGCACGGGTACGGCCCTCCTGGAGGCGCTGCCCCTTTTGCTGGAAAAGCTGCTGGAAAGGGGCTTCCTGCCGGTTTCCGTTGGCGAGCTTCTGAACTTGAGAAAGGGTGAAGGAGAGGGATGA
- the murA gene encoding UDP-N-acetylglucosamine 1-carboxyvinyltransferase, producing the protein MKLLIKGGCSLRGRVRISGAKNAALVLIAASALARGEVVLDNVPHISDVDTQLEIVRALGGRVAWTGQNTVSLTWPDRIEGAPPYELAKKLRASNLFLGALAAREGRTEIPLPGGCNIGSRPMDLHLKGLHLLGFEVSLEHGMIKARARQLQGARVYLDFPSVGATENLIMAAVGIPGTTVIENAAKEPEIVDLASFLNALGARIRGAGTDLIRIEGVRELGGTRFTVIPDRIEAGTYMIAAGVAGGEVTVENVIVAHLQSVVAKLEDVGLEVEPGEDFLTVRNKGELRATDIKTLPYPGFPTDLQSPMMSLLCLARGTSLIVENVFENRFQVADELKRMGARIRVKGHTAVVEGGVKLFGAQVKASDLRAGAALLLAGLAAEGETEICQAELIARGYERVVEKFRGLGARVESTL; encoded by the coding sequence ATGAAGCTGCTGATTAAAGGGGGTTGCTCCCTCCGGGGGAGGGTTCGGATCAGTGGCGCAAAGAATGCCGCCCTTGTTCTGATCGCCGCAAGTGCCCTGGCGCGGGGCGAGGTCGTTTTGGATAATGTTCCGCACATTTCTGATGTAGATACCCAGCTGGAGATTGTCCGCGCCCTTGGGGGAAGGGTTGCCTGGACAGGTCAGAATACCGTTTCCCTGACCTGGCCCGACCGGATTGAGGGCGCACCCCCCTATGAACTTGCCAAAAAGCTCCGTGCCTCCAACCTTTTTTTGGGTGCGCTTGCTGCCAGGGAGGGGAGGACGGAAATTCCCCTGCCCGGCGGCTGCAACATCGGATCCCGCCCGATGGATCTCCACTTAAAGGGCCTCCACCTTTTAGGCTTTGAGGTTTCCCTGGAACACGGTATGATCAAGGCCCGGGCCCGGCAGCTGCAGGGAGCCCGGGTTTATTTGGATTTCCCCAGTGTGGGGGCGACGGAGAACCTGATCATGGCTGCCGTCGGAATTCCCGGAACCACGGTGATCGAAAATGCCGCCAAGGAGCCGGAGATTGTGGACCTTGCAAGCTTCCTGAACGCCCTGGGGGCTCGCATCCGGGGCGCAGGGACGGACCTCATCAGGATCGAGGGGGTCCGGGAACTGGGGGGCACCAGATTCACCGTGATCCCGGACCGCATCGAGGCTGGCACTTACATGATTGCGGCCGGGGTGGCGGGGGGAGAGGTTACCGTTGAAAACGTCATCGTTGCCCACCTCCAGTCTGTCGTCGCAAAGCTGGAGGATGTGGGCCTCGAGGTTGAGCCCGGGGAAGACTTTTTAACCGTAAGAAATAAAGGAGAACTCCGGGCGACCGACATTAAGACCCTCCCCTACCCGGGCTTCCCAACCGATCTGCAGTCACCGATGATGTCTCTCCTCTGCCTGGCCCGCGGCACCAGTCTGATTGTGGAGAACGTTTTTGAAAACCGCTTCCAGGTGGCTGACGAACTGAAGCGGATGGGAGCCCGGATCAGGGTCAAGGGGCACACTGCCGTGGTCGAGGGCGGGGTGAAGCTCTTCGGGGCCCAGGTGAAGGCATCTGACCTCCGGGCCGGGGCTGCCCTCCTTCTGGCAGGGCTTGCCGCCGAAGGAGAAACGGAGATCTGTCAGGCGGAACTTATCGCGCGGGGGTATGAGAGGGTGGTCGAAAAATTTAGGGGCCTGGGAGCCCGGGTGGAGAGCACTCTCTGA
- a CDS encoding methyltransferase domain-containing protein — translation MISRRELEFCLPGLTLSLEVVAEMEQLITDPEDDDQIPYWAELWPAARGLAQYIWESVDFQGATVLELGAGMGLPGLVAALKGGRVTMTDYKPEALEFAARNATKNEIQGINFVLADWRNFSLTTRFDWIIGSDVLYNPKLNPYVAKIIDRNLIPGGQLLFAHPGRKVTHDFLRELVRQKGMKEKQSHIPVLVDHPYFPFYEIDIHHLISEKQE, via the coding sequence ATGATCAGCAGGAGGGAGCTTGAATTCTGCCTCCCGGGTTTAACCCTTTCTCTGGAAGTTGTTGCCGAGATGGAGCAGTTGATTACGGACCCGGAGGATGATGATCAGATCCCGTACTGGGCCGAGCTCTGGCCGGCGGCGCGCGGCCTCGCCCAGTACATCTGGGAGAGCGTGGATTTTCAAGGGGCAACGGTTTTAGAGCTGGGGGCGGGCATGGGGTTGCCGGGTCTGGTGGCCGCCCTGAAGGGCGGCAGGGTCACCATGACCGACTACAAGCCCGAGGCCCTGGAATTTGCGGCCCGCAATGCGACAAAGAACGAGATTCAGGGCATCAACTTTGTTCTGGCAGACTGGCGAAATTTTTCGTTGACAACCCGTTTTGACTGGATCATCGGTTCCGATGTTCTTTACAACCCCAAGCTTAATCCCTATGTGGCGAAAATTATCGACCGCAACCTTATTCCCGGCGGCCAGCTTCTTTTTGCCCACCCGGGGCGGAAGGTGACGCACGATTTTTTGCGGGAACTCGTCCGGCAAAAGGGGATGAAGGAAAAGCAGAGCCACATTCCGGTCCTCGTCGATCACCCCTATTTCCCTTTTTATGAAATCGACATTCACCACCTGATCAGCGAAAAACAGGAGTGA
- a CDS encoding AAA family ATPase, translated as MTKIRTGIAGFDELFYGGILAGSIILVEGIPGAGKTTFGVEFIYRGALKFEEPGVVLTFEQFPASLYRDALNFGWDLQALERQNKLRVICTSPEVVLRPESSLLEEAVKEIGARRVLVDSVSHFRQVVDNPLALRQAVYAFCNGLRRLELISMLVKEQEQEEGDFYSFEEFLVDVVVRLQYGADGGLQRQRTVEIIKSRGQPHLSGRHSFKISEEGIQVFSLRPLLLEPGEDYAAVPLLKTGVRGLDELLEGGLPRGVSILVAGEAGTGKTVLGLEFLVRGALAQQEKGLFVSLEETPQKVRAHAAAFDWDLADLAQKGMVHLLFAPLVDVDFDELLVRLGSIIREHRIVRVVVDTLPALITRLRDPFVLREKLFYLVTYLNNLGCTSLFLYPTGTGIPGEQLDIVQSLVQGSIFLKSSLFHNRRLRYLELYKLRGVSHATGNHLMEITKNGVQVFPRVGGW; from the coding sequence ATGACGAAGATTCGCACCGGGATTGCCGGTTTTGATGAACTTTTTTACGGTGGAATCCTGGCCGGGAGCATCATCCTTGTGGAGGGAATTCCCGGAGCAGGGAAAACCACCTTTGGAGTAGAGTTCATCTACCGGGGCGCCCTCAAGTTCGAGGAGCCGGGTGTTGTTCTGACCTTCGAGCAGTTTCCGGCCTCCCTTTACAGAGATGCTTTGAATTTCGGCTGGGATCTTCAGGCCCTGGAGAGACAGAATAAACTCCGGGTGATCTGTACTTCTCCGGAGGTTGTGCTGCGGCCGGAATCGAGTCTGCTGGAGGAGGCCGTGAAGGAGATCGGGGCGCGCCGGGTGCTGGTTGACAGCGTCTCGCATTTCCGCCAGGTTGTGGACAATCCGCTGGCGCTGCGCCAGGCGGTGTATGCCTTTTGCAACGGACTGCGCCGGCTCGAACTGATCTCGATGCTTGTGAAGGAGCAGGAGCAGGAAGAGGGGGATTTTTACAGTTTCGAGGAGTTTCTGGTGGATGTTGTCGTGCGGCTCCAGTACGGGGCAGACGGGGGGCTCCAGCGCCAGCGCACCGTGGAAATCATCAAGAGCCGGGGGCAGCCCCATCTTTCCGGGCGGCACAGCTTTAAGATAAGTGAAGAAGGAATTCAGGTTTTTTCCCTGCGTCCCCTGCTCCTGGAACCCGGGGAAGATTATGCTGCAGTGCCCCTGTTAAAGACGGGGGTCCGGGGCCTGGACGAACTCCTGGAGGGCGGGCTCCCGCGGGGTGTAAGCATTCTCGTTGCAGGAGAGGCCGGGACCGGAAAAACCGTTCTGGGCCTGGAATTCCTGGTCCGGGGGGCGCTGGCCCAGCAGGAAAAAGGGCTCTTTGTTTCGCTGGAGGAAACCCCCCAGAAAGTCCGGGCCCATGCCGCGGCCTTTGATTGGGACCTGGCAGATCTCGCCCAGAAGGGAATGGTTCACCTGCTCTTCGCACCCCTGGTGGATGTGGATTTCGACGAACTGCTCGTGCGGCTGGGAAGCATCATCCGGGAGCACCGGATCGTACGGGTCGTGGTCGACACCTTGCCCGCCTTAATCACCCGCCTGCGGGATCCCTTCGTGCTCCGGGAAAAACTCTTCTATCTGGTGACCTATCTCAATAATCTGGGGTGCACAAGCCTGTTTCTCTATCCGACTGGAACCGGGATTCCCGGTGAGCAGCTGGATATTGTCCAGTCCCTGGTTCAGGGGAGCATTTTCCTCAAATCCAGCCTGTTCCACAACAGGCGCCTGCGCTATCTTGAGCTTTACAAGTTGCGGGGAGTCAGTCATGCCACCGGCAATCATCTCATGGAGATCACGAAAAACGGAGTCCAAGTCTTTCCCCGGGTAGGAGGTTGGTAG
- a CDS encoding divergent PAP2 family protein has translation MTVGSVMARLWSFTRHRLFYILAVMSMVLWGGPRVLPILFHDRYLLSGVLSVFCAQGMKPFTAARNGGEGFAWRRVFKCGGMPSSHAAVAAALATSLGIDYGWTSPFFQIAAVLGGIVVYDAVTLRRVVGEHSRLLKELLREKTKACPFFGEMIGHTLTEASVGILIGVLCAVAVVWS, from the coding sequence ATGACTGTAGGGAGCGTGATGGCGCGTCTTTGGAGTTTTACCCGGCACCGCCTCTTTTACATCCTGGCGGTGATGAGCATGGTTTTGTGGGGTGGGCCCCGCGTCCTCCCGATCCTTTTTCACGACCGTTACCTGCTGTCCGGCGTCCTGAGCGTTTTCTGCGCCCAGGGGATGAAGCCTTTTACGGCAGCAAGAAACGGAGGAGAGGGGTTTGCCTGGAGGCGGGTCTTCAAGTGCGGCGGGATGCCGAGTTCCCACGCCGCAGTGGCAGCCGCTCTCGCCACTTCTCTGGGGATCGACTACGGCTGGACTTCCCCCTTTTTTCAAATTGCAGCAGTGCTGGGAGGGATCGTGGTCTATGACGCGGTTACCCTGCGGCGGGTGGTGGGAGAGCACTCCCGCCTTTTGAAGGAGCTGCTCCGGGAAAAGACAAAAGCGTGCCCCTTTTTCGGTGAAATGATTGGGCACACACTGACCGAGGCCTCGGTGGGAATTTTAATCGGGGTGCTCTGTGCGGTTGCGGTGGTGTGGAGTTAA
- a CDS encoding tetratricopeptide repeat protein encodes MLRIFRERRLLARVVLGVLVGMLALGLIGSTVAWYLEPGRSPSGSSRRDAPEAEQQSEEAELRLLLARYEAMQKERPEDPAVLTGFARVEAELGRFYLEQGRQEEGREFYRRAAGHFEAVLARQEDASLRLELAEVYQAAGSFEQAEEQLRKVLAKDPDNVQAQVQRGLLREARQDWPGAAEIWQALAREGTDPTVREFARARLKAVREKM; translated from the coding sequence ATGCTGAGAATTTTCCGGGAGCGGCGCCTTTTGGCGCGGGTGGTGCTCGGGGTTCTGGTAGGAATGCTGGCCCTGGGTTTGATCGGGTCGACGGTTGCCTGGTACCTGGAGCCAGGCCGGAGCCCCTCGGGTTCCTCCCGGCGAGATGCCCCAGAAGCGGAGCAGCAGTCTGAAGAAGCCGAACTCAGGTTGCTCCTGGCCCGGTATGAGGCGATGCAGAAAGAGAGGCCGGAGGATCCCGCGGTGCTCACGGGATTCGCCAGGGTGGAGGCAGAGCTGGGGCGCTTCTATCTGGAGCAGGGGAGGCAGGAGGAGGGAAGGGAGTTTTACCGGCGCGCCGCCGGGCATTTCGAAGCGGTCCTGGCCCGGCAGGAGGATGCGAGCCTCCGCCTGGAGCTTGCAGAGGTGTATCAGGCAGCGGGATCCTTTGAGCAGGCGGAGGAGCAGCTCCGGAAGGTGCTAGCTAAGGACCCCGATAACGTCCAGGCCCAGGTGCAGAGGGGGCTGCTGCGGGAGGCGCGGCAGGACTGGCCCGGGGCAGCAGAGATCTGGCAGGCTCTGGCCCGCGAAGGCACCGACCCCACGGTGCGCGAGTTCGCCCGGGCCAGGTTAAAAGCGGTCCGGGAAAAGATGTAA